The Candidatus Thiodiazotropha endoloripes genome has a window encoding:
- a CDS encoding ABC transporter permease: MFKIYRDLYRHRQSVMLMVRRDTLLRIKGTLLGPLWLLAQPLFLLLVYSFVFSGILKISFRPDGGSGDFALYLFAALMPFSALQDGLQQASSSLSNNRDLLLKTQMPAIVFPAIAAFGTLIQEVLGLVILVFAAWIMGYPPGKTLILLPALIALRLLLTFSLAPLVAILSVFIKDVGQVLPMIMMALFFTTPIIYPVEMIPQSFRPLIEGNPLTWLVEAYRSVILEQSWPVDNLLIVGLSAMIIMIVTGALFSRLQHRAKDFL; the protein is encoded by the coding sequence TTGTTCAAGATCTATCGAGACCTCTACCGGCATCGCCAGAGCGTCATGCTGATGGTGCGGCGCGATACCCTGCTCAGAATAAAAGGTACCCTGCTGGGGCCCTTGTGGCTGCTGGCGCAGCCCCTGTTTCTGCTGCTGGTCTACAGTTTTGTCTTTTCTGGGATTCTGAAAATCAGCTTCCGGCCTGACGGCGGCAGTGGGGATTTTGCGCTCTATCTGTTTGCCGCGTTGATGCCCTTCAGTGCATTGCAGGATGGTCTACAGCAGGCAAGCAGCAGCCTCTCCAACAACCGCGATCTGTTGTTGAAGACCCAGATGCCGGCGATTGTGTTTCCGGCAATTGCTGCCTTTGGCACTTTGATTCAGGAAGTTCTGGGGTTGGTCATTTTGGTTTTCGCGGCCTGGATTATGGGCTATCCACCCGGTAAAACCCTGATACTGCTTCCTGCACTGATCGCCCTCCGGTTGTTGTTGACCTTCTCCCTGGCGCCCCTGGTGGCGATCCTGTCGGTCTTCATCAAGGATGTCGGTCAGGTGTTGCCGATGATCATGATGGCGCTCTTTTTCACCACCCCGATCATCTATCCGGTGGAGATGATCCCGCAGAGTTTTCGTCCGTTGATTGAAGGAAATCCCCTGACCTGGCTGGTTGAGGCCTATCGCTCAGTCATTCTTGAGCAGTCCTGGCCGGTGGATAATCTATTGATCGTCGGACTCTCGGCGATGATCATCATGATTGTCACAGGGGCACTGTTCAGCCGCCTACAGCATCGGGCGAAGGATTTCCTGTGA
- a CDS encoding GtrA family protein, protein MTTSLIKTLLNKVLSQQFLRYLLVGGASWLVDFLVFFLTYAHIGIVPAQTVARIVGALVAFAGHKLIVFEDRQFTPQAIRQQLIQYLILWLVSYTLSIILLLGFIDLLQLHPVAAKLITEAIIIVINFVTMRRYIFASKAGA, encoded by the coding sequence ATGACCACCAGTCTCATCAAAACCCTGCTAAACAAGGTATTGAGCCAACAGTTTTTGAGATATCTGCTGGTGGGTGGCGCCTCCTGGTTGGTGGACTTCCTGGTTTTCTTTCTGACCTACGCCCACATCGGTATCGTACCCGCACAGACTGTGGCAAGGATTGTCGGTGCTCTGGTCGCATTCGCCGGGCACAAACTCATTGTTTTCGAGGATCGGCAATTCACCCCCCAGGCGATACGCCAGCAACTCATACAATATCTGATACTGTGGCTTGTTTCGTACACCCTCAGCATCATTCTGCTTTTGGGTTTTATCGATCTGCTGCAGCTCCATCCCGTGGCCGCCAAGCTGATCACCGAGGCTATTATCATAGTGATTAACTTTGTTACGATGAGACGCTACATATTCGCCTCAAAAGCCGGAGCCTGA
- a CDS encoding glycosyltransferase family 2 protein, translating into MLISLVVPIYNEQSALSGFWQNLEQCLAGSDTQFEAVLIDDGSTDSSWAAIKSLANDSTIPIKAIRFSRNFGKEAAILAGLRATTGQAAVVMDADLQHPPALIPQMIEHWQSGKIKVVEAVKRKRQDESALRRLGARLYYRLFNLSSGMKLDGASDFKLLDRAAVDQYIALPEVGRYFRGLTTWLGFEAIAVEFDPPSRNAGESHWGAGHLLRLARSTIISFSSLPLRIVTWFGLAGLIFSLALTIQTLWYKWQGYAEAGFPTVILLILVMGSMILLGLGLIGEYIAEIYREVKRRPLYIIAQSLPSPGDIDDTDRKQG; encoded by the coding sequence ATGTTGATCTCCTTGGTTGTTCCCATCTATAACGAGCAATCCGCTCTGTCGGGATTCTGGCAAAACCTGGAACAGTGCCTGGCTGGCAGTGACACGCAATTTGAGGCCGTGCTGATCGATGACGGCTCGACAGACAGCAGTTGGGCGGCGATCAAAAGTCTGGCGAACGACAGCACCATTCCGATCAAAGCGATACGATTCAGCCGAAACTTTGGCAAGGAGGCGGCGATACTGGCTGGCCTTCGCGCAACAACTGGTCAGGCTGCTGTCGTGATGGATGCGGATTTGCAGCATCCCCCAGCCCTCATCCCGCAAATGATTGAACACTGGCAGAGTGGAAAAATCAAAGTGGTTGAGGCGGTGAAACGCAAACGCCAGGACGAATCAGCCCTAAGACGCCTGGGTGCACGACTCTACTATCGGCTGTTCAATCTCTCCAGTGGCATGAAACTGGATGGAGCCAGTGACTTCAAACTGCTCGACCGGGCGGCAGTCGATCAATACATCGCACTACCGGAAGTGGGCCGTTACTTTCGCGGCCTGACAACCTGGCTCGGCTTTGAGGCGATCGCTGTCGAATTCGATCCACCATCCCGCAATGCCGGAGAGAGTCATTGGGGTGCGGGACACTTGCTGCGGCTGGCCCGCTCCACCATCATCAGTTTCTCCTCATTACCTCTCAGGATTGTGACCTGGTTTGGATTAGCCGGCCTGATTTTCAGTTTGGCACTGACCATACAGACCTTATGGTATAAATGGCAGGGTTACGCCGAAGCCGGTTTTCCAACAGTCATTCTGCTGATACTGGTGATGGGCAGTATGATTCTGCTTGGGCTGGGACTGATCGGAGAGTACATTGCAGAGATCTACAGAGAGGTTAAACGACGGCCACTCTATATCATTGCCCAATCACTCCCATCCCCAGGAGATATCGACGACACAGACAGAAAACAGGGATGA
- a CDS encoding sensor domain-containing diguanylate cyclase: protein MAEISFNQALFEACPTGMLAIDEDVCIRWMNPALETMLNLSVDELVGKDKNTLPEGLHALFDETDMLHLSLNGDGERWLRRDVRQVEDGSQATLWLHFYQDVSQQVMAQRESEELRKQVEDLTITDELTRMSNRRAIIQALDAQVTRSRRYGNLLTLSAMRLTHPDGADQSLPDQSILVMSQYLRERLRWADVIGRFENQLFLLVMPETSIEDAENLLQQIVQECQEGALKDLAGHPVPVLKFGVSEWMKGDDPQRLITRTIESI, encoded by the coding sequence ATGGCTGAAATCAGTTTCAATCAAGCCCTTTTTGAAGCTTGTCCGACCGGGATGTTGGCAATCGATGAGGATGTCTGTATACGCTGGATGAATCCTGCGTTGGAGACGATGCTAAACCTCTCGGTTGATGAGCTCGTGGGAAAAGATAAAAACACGCTGCCCGAGGGGCTGCATGCTCTGTTCGATGAGACAGATATGCTGCATCTCTCTCTCAACGGTGATGGTGAGCGATGGTTGCGACGGGATGTCCGGCAGGTGGAAGACGGCTCACAAGCGACCCTCTGGCTCCATTTCTATCAGGATGTCAGTCAGCAGGTCATGGCCCAACGTGAGAGTGAGGAGCTGCGGAAGCAGGTCGAGGATCTCACCATCACTGACGAACTGACCCGGATGTCCAACCGCAGAGCCATCATTCAGGCTCTGGATGCACAGGTAACCCGCAGCCGGCGCTATGGCAATCTCCTTACCCTCAGTGCGATGCGTTTGACTCATCCGGATGGTGCGGATCAGTCTCTACCGGATCAATCGATACTGGTGATGTCACAATATCTGCGCGAGCGGCTGAGATGGGCTGACGTGATCGGTCGTTTTGAGAACCAGCTGTTTCTGCTGGTGATGCCGGAAACCAGTATTGAAGATGCCGAAAACCTACTTCAGCAGATCGTCCAGGAGTGTCAGGAAGGCGCGCTCAAGGATCTGGCCGGTCATCCTGTGCCGGTTTTGAAATTCGGTGTCTCCGAATGGATGAAGGGTGATGATCCGCAACGCCTGATTACCCGTACGATTGAATCGATCTGA
- a CDS encoding class I adenylate cyclase — protein sequence MPDTQAISFDNGISRKELNEVRQRFMRLHRARLRRIHLELRPSQQEFLDLLPLLFHINHPMLPGFVSSDTVTGIPDYSPSKKSLDAAAKLSRSFKYKKRAQRVYRIHGLYLMGSTGTIGQSFGSDFDLWLCHDPALNKHQRDQLQQKVKLIEKEAAELSLELHIFLIDPERFRRGEKSRLSRESTGTTQHHLLLEEFYRSAVLLAGRYPLWWLVPPEQEEEYQTYVEYLLSHRFVKATEVFDLGGLNRVQAGEFFGAALWQLYKGIDSPYKSILKIFLMEAYSHHYPHPKWLAQQAKEAIYAGETDIDMLDAYILLYQKVEEFLKANKDTDRLELARRCFYFKVGEHLSQVRKGQGNWRGRMMLKLTRQWGWSQTQLQMLDTRSEWKIDRVIKERNALVSVLTRSYRLLTDFARKFAKESHIDPHELNLLGRKLYTALDHRPGKIDHINPGISKNLSEDYLTLSYRPARDGSTAWMLYRGNIEDEHLFEQRPIKISTNLIEILVWSHVNQVWSKHTRIVLVSGDSELTRKELLSLQRSIAKLFPDLMPPSAGMKTLAMPAHAVSVGLFLNIGTDPMEFLTREGKQLTSERHDPLSFASARSNLVINLEKMVLTSWGEILVTRHEGPEGLMDALCSVLNMPSNEMDKLPTISAFSFSGVRGSQIGYRVNELFEHVIKKFRQESFSYGRYLFRMGSDFYIVQKKQKEFIWRSVESFESLLEELMQPQQVFRPLGFDAEVLEESPYPLLYECNKPDLIQLFFQVTPHGIDIHILDEQGSLFKQSLKADSPRFLMLQQRRFLNSLQQLRNLVLSSESDLLAEPEFYELILGKSGQWRINQRRVPLKSSDDYMEVVLVADGTDADAKLVSLICGEREFTHMEYGDALYTVVAEYINSLRKSDSKYPIYMTSIRLSGLQIMPTLETVNLLNLKKRVEKRINQ from the coding sequence ATGCCTGATACTCAAGCAATCAGTTTCGACAACGGCATTAGCCGGAAAGAGCTCAATGAGGTGCGGCAACGTTTCATGCGTCTGCACCGGGCACGTCTGAGGCGGATTCATCTGGAGTTACGACCCAGTCAGCAGGAGTTTCTCGATCTGCTGCCGCTGCTGTTCCACATCAATCATCCCATGTTGCCGGGTTTTGTCAGCAGTGACACGGTAACCGGCATACCCGACTACAGTCCCTCGAAAAAATCCCTGGATGCGGCGGCAAAACTGAGCCGCAGTTTTAAATACAAAAAGCGGGCCCAGCGGGTCTACCGTATCCATGGGCTCTATCTGATGGGCAGCACCGGGACCATTGGCCAATCGTTTGGCAGTGATTTCGATCTCTGGCTCTGTCACGATCCGGCTTTGAATAAACATCAGCGGGATCAACTGCAGCAGAAGGTAAAGCTGATCGAAAAGGAGGCGGCTGAACTGAGCCTGGAGCTGCATATCTTTCTGATCGATCCGGAGCGTTTCCGGCGCGGCGAGAAGTCCCGCTTGTCCCGGGAGAGCACTGGTACAACCCAGCACCACCTGCTACTCGAAGAGTTCTATCGCAGTGCGGTACTGTTGGCTGGACGTTACCCACTCTGGTGGCTGGTGCCGCCTGAACAGGAGGAGGAGTATCAAACCTATGTCGAGTACCTGCTGTCCCATCGTTTCGTCAAGGCCACAGAGGTGTTTGACCTGGGAGGTTTGAATCGGGTTCAGGCTGGGGAGTTCTTCGGCGCTGCGCTGTGGCAGCTCTATAAAGGCATCGATTCTCCCTACAAATCGATCCTGAAGATTTTTCTCATGGAGGCGTACAGCCACCACTATCCCCATCCGAAATGGCTGGCCCAGCAGGCAAAAGAGGCGATCTATGCCGGTGAAACCGATATCGATATGCTGGATGCCTATATCCTGCTCTATCAGAAGGTCGAAGAATTTTTAAAGGCTAACAAAGATACCGACAGGTTGGAGTTGGCCCGTCGCTGTTTCTATTTCAAGGTTGGAGAGCATCTGAGTCAGGTCAGGAAGGGGCAGGGTAACTGGCGCGGTCGCATGATGCTCAAACTGACCCGGCAGTGGGGCTGGAGTCAGACTCAACTGCAGATGCTCGACACCCGGTCGGAATGGAAAATTGACCGAGTGATCAAAGAGCGGAATGCACTGGTCAGTGTATTGACCCGCAGCTATCGGTTGCTTACCGACTTCGCCAGAAAATTTGCCAAAGAGAGTCATATTGACCCCCATGAACTCAATCTGCTGGGGCGAAAACTCTATACAGCCCTGGATCATCGACCGGGTAAAATTGATCATATCAATCCGGGTATCTCGAAGAATCTTTCTGAGGATTATCTCACGCTCAGTTACCGGCCTGCCCGGGATGGCAGTACGGCCTGGATGCTCTATCGCGGTAATATCGAAGATGAGCATCTGTTTGAACAGCGGCCGATCAAAATCTCCACCAATCTGATAGAAATTCTGGTGTGGAGTCATGTCAATCAGGTCTGGTCAAAGCATACCCGAATTGTTCTGGTATCAGGAGACTCCGAGCTGACAAGAAAAGAACTGCTCTCTCTGCAACGCAGTATTGCCAAACTGTTTCCTGACCTGATGCCGCCTTCAGCGGGGATGAAAACACTAGCGATGCCTGCCCATGCGGTTTCCGTAGGATTGTTTCTCAATATCGGTACCGATCCCATGGAGTTTTTAACCAGAGAGGGCAAACAGCTGACCAGTGAGCGTCACGATCCTCTGAGCTTTGCCTCTGCCAGGTCCAATCTGGTGATCAATCTTGAAAAGATGGTGTTGACCAGCTGGGGGGAAATCCTGGTAACCCGGCATGAGGGACCGGAAGGATTGATGGATGCGCTGTGCAGCGTGTTGAATATGCCGAGCAATGAGATGGATAAACTGCCAACAATAAGCGCCTTCAGTTTTTCTGGTGTGCGTGGCAGTCAGATCGGCTACCGGGTCAATGAACTGTTTGAACATGTCATAAAAAAATTCAGGCAGGAGTCTTTCAGTTATGGTCGTTACCTTTTCAGAATGGGTTCGGATTTCTACATAGTTCAGAAAAAACAGAAAGAGTTTATCTGGCGCAGTGTTGAGTCGTTTGAGAGTCTGTTGGAGGAGTTGATGCAGCCACAACAGGTATTCCGCCCTCTGGGGTTCGATGCGGAAGTGCTTGAGGAGAGTCCCTATCCACTACTCTATGAATGTAACAAACCGGATTTGATTCAGCTCTTTTTTCAGGTCACACCTCATGGCATCGATATCCATATTCTTGATGAGCAAGGCTCTCTGTTTAAACAGTCCCTGAAAGCCGACAGCCCGCGCTTTTTGATGTTGCAGCAGCGGCGTTTTCTGAATAGCCTGCAACAGCTCAGAAATCTGGTACTAAGCAGCGAGAGTGATCTGCTGGCTGAACCGGAGTTCTATGAGTTGATTCTGGGAAAAAGCGGTCAGTGGCGGATCAATCAGCGCCGTGTACCGCTGAAGAGCTCGGATGATTACATGGAGGTTGTATTGGTGGCTGACGGCACCGATGCGGATGCAAAACTGGTCTCACTGATCTGTGGTGAACGGGAGTTCACTCATATGGAGTATGGTGATGCGCTCTATACGGTAGTCGCTGAGTACATCAACAGTTTAAGAAAAAGCGACAGTAAATATCCAATCTACATGACATCAATCCGTCTCAGTGGTTTGCAGATCATGCCGACACTGGAGACAGTCAATCTACTCAATCTGAAAAAACGGGTTGAAAAGAGAATCAACCAATAA
- a CDS encoding FKBP-type peptidyl-prolyl cis-trans isomerase, whose product MKNKFLIFFSLLLCFAQTGFAVELNTHKQKYSYAIGLQIGQMLTAQDIREVDADAFAAAVTDFLEKKQPQLSQEEMQGALRKFYADAKAARAELAKENLAKGAKFREEHAKRQGVTVLKNGLQYEVMSPGNGAHPSGDQRVEVHYTGKLIDGTVFDSSHSRGKPTQFNLNSVVPGFREAITRMQPGGKWIVVMPPELAYGEKGAGKKIGPNETLTFEIEYIGPVAAAQPK is encoded by the coding sequence ATGAAAAACAAGTTTCTGATCTTCTTCAGTTTACTACTCTGCTTTGCACAGACCGGATTTGCTGTCGAACTGAACACCCATAAACAGAAGTACAGTTATGCCATTGGACTTCAAATCGGACAGATGCTGACGGCTCAGGACATTCGCGAAGTCGATGCGGATGCTTTTGCCGCAGCCGTAACCGACTTTCTGGAAAAAAAGCAGCCTCAACTCAGCCAGGAAGAGATGCAGGGCGCACTCAGAAAATTCTATGCGGATGCCAAAGCGGCTCGCGCGGAACTGGCCAAGGAGAATCTTGCCAAAGGTGCCAAATTTCGTGAGGAGCACGCCAAGCGTCAGGGTGTGACGGTCCTCAAAAACGGTCTTCAGTATGAGGTAATGTCCCCGGGCAATGGGGCACACCCGAGTGGGGATCAGCGGGTCGAGGTACACTACACAGGCAAACTGATCGACGGCACCGTCTTCGACAGCTCCCACTCAAGAGGAAAACCGACGCAGTTCAATCTCAACAGTGTTGTGCCGGGATTCCGTGAAGCCATCACCAGAATGCAGCCTGGTGGGAAGTGGATTGTTGTGATGCCACCGGAGCTGGCCTATGGCGAGAAAGGTGCCGGCAAAAAGATCGGCCCCAATGAAACCCTGACTTTCGAGATCGAGTATATCGGCCCGGTTGCTGCAGCTCAGCCGAAATAA
- a CDS encoding lysophospholipid acyltransferase family protein: MAERLSLWDLRFKYRVLFPALSHLPRYLSYRLASLYGRGEFRRNEEMATQIAHQMRRGIPGLADQAYQQWSRYFYAMQQREILDTWYYPGLMSAEQVGRFIEVENFESVLSYRREGRPIIFAGAHLGRFWMLGVTTAAYGIPTSALARDDEESNTWGLPEAEFQYRRLKLSRLRDCYRSEFVTPGVSNMRPLLEALRERPIAILLDVPYGKGSPGLVSVPFFGQDGYFPEGPIKIAKRVGAVIQPFSVDEHRRGVKLNFHKPVEVEGRSSEALLALLVSDIEQRIRQNPGNWWQWQALPMYWGEV, translated from the coding sequence GTGGCTGAGAGATTGAGCCTGTGGGATCTCCGGTTCAAATACAGAGTGCTTTTCCCCGCTCTGTCTCATCTGCCCCGGTATCTCTCATATCGTCTGGCCAGCCTGTATGGCCGGGGTGAGTTTCGCCGCAATGAAGAGATGGCCACTCAGATCGCCCATCAGATGCGACGGGGAATACCCGGCCTGGCGGATCAGGCCTATCAGCAGTGGTCCCGCTATTTCTACGCTATGCAACAGCGTGAAATACTGGATACCTGGTACTATCCTGGCCTGATGAGTGCGGAGCAGGTCGGCCGCTTCATCGAAGTGGAGAATTTTGAATCGGTGCTCTCCTATCGTCGGGAGGGGCGGCCGATCATCTTTGCCGGGGCCCATTTGGGGCGGTTCTGGATGCTGGGCGTCACCACTGCGGCGTATGGTATTCCGACCAGTGCGCTGGCCCGGGATGATGAAGAGAGTAATACATGGGGGCTGCCGGAAGCGGAGTTCCAGTACCGCAGACTGAAACTCTCCCGCTTGCGGGATTGCTATCGCAGTGAATTTGTCACCCCGGGGGTCTCCAATATGCGGCCCCTGCTGGAGGCCCTGCGGGAGCGGCCGATCGCGATTCTTCTCGATGTGCCGTACGGAAAGGGGAGTCCCGGTCTGGTATCGGTACCTTTTTTCGGACAGGATGGCTATTTTCCGGAAGGGCCGATCAAGATTGCGAAGCGGGTCGGTGCGGTGATTCAGCCATTCAGTGTGGATGAGCATCGTCGTGGGGTTAAGTTGAATTTCCACAAACCTGTGGAGGTGGAGGGTCGATCCAGCGAAGCGCTGTTGGCTCTCCTGGTGAGTGATATCGAGCAGCGAATTCGCCAAAATCCGGGAAACTGGTGGCAGTGGCAGGCACTGCCCATGTACTGGGGAGAGGTCTGA
- a CDS encoding DUF2939 domain-containing protein — protein MKALLLFITLILGVFLAWPYTAVYRLEQALVHDDHQALQQMIDVAAVREQIKRKLNKNVESNIGDVSNGFIDWLQSGIQRLGSNAVDEMVDLDWVVRQLRTHNPRYDKGGVYDKLTYAFFDGPDRLLLRIGELDESPVHAHLSLQGTNWRITAVYN, from the coding sequence ATGAAAGCGTTACTCCTATTTATCACTTTGATTCTGGGCGTCTTCCTGGCCTGGCCATACACGGCGGTCTATCGTCTGGAACAGGCACTGGTTCATGATGACCATCAGGCGCTGCAGCAGATGATCGATGTGGCGGCGGTACGGGAGCAGATCAAGCGGAAGCTCAACAAGAACGTTGAAAGCAATATCGGGGATGTCTCCAACGGCTTCATCGATTGGTTGCAGAGCGGGATTCAGCGTCTGGGTTCAAATGCTGTGGATGAAATGGTCGATCTGGATTGGGTTGTCAGGCAGTTACGAACCCACAATCCCCGATATGACAAGGGGGGCGTCTACGATAAGCTGACATACGCTTTTTTTGACGGCCCCGACAGATTGCTTCTGCGCATCGGTGAGTTGGATGAGAGCCCGGTTCATGCCCACTTGAGCCTGCAGGGTACCAACTGGCGTATCACCGCGGTCTATAACTGA
- a CDS encoding ABC transporter ATP-binding protein, with protein sequence MTAIEARQLSKSYRQYAKPIDLFKEWLLRKPFHNQVDALAPIDLTIPKGTTFGVIGDNGAGKSTLLKLLAGTLTPTTGSLHIEGRKSAILELGSGFHPEFSGLENIQLACSLLGLSADETAERTPQIIEFSELGVAIHRPVKSYSSGMFVRLAFSVITSIDPDVLIVDEALSVGDALFQKKSMDRMMRFRDQGRTLVFCSHNLYQVKELCEKAVWLENGVVMGMGESAKVVDDYQDSVRQRQKAGNSDRTDPDAEAAGDVYLTEVVLEGGIDTPENIPLYQTGDHFAIRVEADIGSRPADDVHIGLVLIRNDGLQVYGVSTLIDQLALYPIADKRYGVRLVFDPINLMSGDYALEAWLIDRSGLHVYDSRPVCCQFRVRHETSEVGIVKMSHQWEPIT encoded by the coding sequence GTGACTGCGATCGAAGCCCGACAGCTGTCGAAGAGCTACCGACAGTACGCCAAACCGATCGATCTCTTCAAGGAGTGGCTGCTGCGTAAGCCGTTTCATAATCAGGTCGACGCTTTGGCGCCGATCGATTTGACCATCCCCAAGGGCACAACCTTTGGTGTGATCGGCGATAACGGGGCGGGTAAATCTACGCTGCTTAAATTACTTGCGGGGACATTGACGCCAACCACCGGCAGTCTGCATATCGAAGGCAGAAAATCTGCCATCCTTGAGCTGGGATCAGGTTTTCATCCGGAGTTTTCCGGGTTGGAGAATATCCAACTGGCCTGTTCCCTGTTGGGGCTCTCTGCGGATGAAACGGCCGAAAGAACGCCGCAGATCATTGAGTTTTCCGAGTTGGGCGTCGCCATCCATCGCCCGGTCAAATCCTACTCGTCCGGGATGTTCGTACGGCTGGCGTTTTCCGTGATCACTTCTATCGATCCCGATGTGTTGATTGTGGACGAAGCCCTCTCCGTCGGTGATGCCCTGTTCCAGAAAAAGAGTATGGACAGAATGATGAGGTTTCGGGATCAGGGCAGAACGCTGGTATTCTGCTCTCATAATCTCTATCAAGTGAAGGAGCTGTGTGAAAAGGCGGTCTGGTTGGAGAACGGCGTGGTGATGGGTATGGGTGAGTCTGCCAAGGTGGTGGATGACTACCAGGATTCCGTCAGACAGCGGCAAAAAGCGGGTAACAGTGATCGTACCGATCCGGATGCTGAGGCGGCCGGCGATGTCTATCTGACAGAGGTGGTTCTGGAGGGTGGCATCGACACACCGGAAAACATACCGCTCTATCAAACCGGGGACCATTTTGCGATTCGGGTCGAGGCCGATATCGGTTCCCGGCCGGCGGATGATGTGCATATCGGTCTGGTGTTGATCCGTAATGACGGACTCCAGGTGTACGGTGTTTCAACCCTGATCGATCAATTGGCTCTCTACCCGATCGCGGATAAACGTTACGGGGTTAGGCTGGTCTTTGATCCGATCAATCTGATGTCCGGGGATTACGCCCTCGAGGCCTGGCTGATCGACCGCAGCGGACTGCATGTTTACGATTCCCGTCCGGTCTGTTGTCAATTTCGTGTGCGTCATGAGACCAGTGAGGTCGGAATCGTCAAAATGAGTCATCAGTGGGAACCTATTACATGA
- a CDS encoding SRPBCC family protein — MATVLIVIFVVILAVPLIYLSTLKGEFIVSRSLAIGVAREQVFEKIKDFKSWPEWSPWLMHEPETRLEYSDAPNQQGGWYSWDGETVGAGRLTHLKFSDSNRIEQKIEFLRPFKSVSQVWWELEQLDDSNTLVRWNMSGSMPFLFRFMTKKIAEYVGKDYDTGLAMLRGVLEPGAEYPSFSFEGIVELPAQTALTIPFEGDLETMKTAMAEGFSKLGEFAAENQQLISGCPFTCYHEVDLQTIYFKCDMALPVKQEVTQSGFKQKHFPAGRYYKTSMKGSYQFLELAWYQAYSHLQMQKIKPQKKAASFEFYENDPNEVGHTNEIVTSIYVPVK, encoded by the coding sequence ATGGCCACAGTATTGATTGTGATATTTGTCGTTATTCTCGCTGTTCCCCTGATCTATCTGTCAACCTTGAAAGGTGAATTTATTGTGAGTCGAAGTCTGGCGATCGGGGTTGCTCGGGAGCAGGTTTTTGAAAAAATAAAAGACTTCAAAAGTTGGCCGGAATGGAGTCCCTGGTTGATGCATGAACCTGAGACCCGTCTTGAGTATTCAGATGCACCGAATCAACAGGGTGGTTGGTACAGCTGGGATGGCGAGACGGTTGGCGCCGGGCGTTTGACCCATTTGAAGTTTTCAGACTCAAACAGAATAGAGCAGAAGATTGAGTTCCTGCGCCCGTTTAAATCGGTCAGTCAGGTCTGGTGGGAACTGGAACAACTGGATGATAGCAACACACTGGTACGTTGGAATATGTCTGGCAGTATGCCTTTTCTGTTCCGCTTCATGACAAAAAAAATCGCTGAATATGTGGGCAAGGATTACGATACCGGCCTGGCGATGTTACGTGGCGTACTTGAGCCTGGTGCGGAGTATCCCAGTTTCAGCTTTGAAGGTATTGTCGAATTGCCTGCACAAACGGCCTTGACCATTCCATTTGAAGGTGACCTGGAGACGATGAAAACCGCGATGGCGGAAGGATTCTCGAAGCTGGGTGAATTTGCTGCGGAGAATCAGCAGTTGATCAGCGGCTGTCCCTTCACCTGTTACCATGAAGTTGACTTGCAGACGATCTATTTCAAGTGTGATATGGCTCTGCCGGTCAAGCAGGAAGTGACTCAATCCGGGTTCAAGCAGAAACATTTTCCGGCTGGCCGCTATTATAAAACCAGTATGAAAGGGAGTTATCAGTTTCTTGAGCTGGCTTGGTATCAAGCCTATAGCCACCTGCAGATGCAGAAGATCAAGCCACAGAAGAAGGCCGCCTCTTTTGAATTCTATGAGAATGATCCAAACGAAGTCGGTCACACAAATGAAATAGTAACTTCGATCTATGTGCCGGTTAAGTAA